The following proteins are encoded in a genomic region of Arachis ipaensis cultivar K30076 chromosome B02, Araip1.1, whole genome shotgun sequence:
- the LOC107623938 gene encoding uncharacterized protein LOC107623938: MLSMASTLSLLKFSVLPKNPHQLFSTPKIHQLPSSISARLNTPKDPPKATQFLEQHSISNALKTVPLTLTALTFPFLLEQKDAALAVDGEFGILEGRTFALIHPIVMISLFFFTLWTGYLGWQWRRVRTIQEEINELKKQVKSTPVTPEGKPVEGAEAPSSSVELKIQQLTEERKGLLKGSYRDRHYNAGSILLGFGVLEAVGGGLNTWIRTGKLFPGPHLFAGTAITVLWALSAALVPSMQKGSELARSLHITFNTLNVLLFISQLPTGFEILMKVFEFTQWP; this comes from the exons ATGCTGAGTATGGCTTCCACACTTAGCCTCTTGAAATTTTCAGTTCTTCCCAAAAATCCACACCAATTATTTTCAACCCCAAAAATTCACCAACTTCCCTCATCAATCTCAGCAAGATTGAACACCCCAAAAGATCCTCCAAAGGCAACACAATTTCTAGAACAACATAGCATCAGCAATGCTCTCAAAACTGTTCCACTTACACTCACAGCACTCACATTCCCATTCTTGTTGGAACAAAAG GATGCTGCACTTGCTGTTGATGGAGAATTTGGGATATTGGAAGGAAGAACATTTGCTCTGATACACCCTATTGTGATGATTTCTTTGTTCTTCTTTACATTGTGGACAGGGTATTTGGGGTGGCAGTGGCGGCGCGTGAGGACTATTCAGGAAGAGATCAATGAGCTCAAGAAACAAGTGAAGTCTACACCTGTTACACCAGAAGGGAAACCAGTGGAAGGAGCAGAAGCACCATCATCATCTGTTGAACTCAAAATCCAGCAACTCACTGAG gaaaggaaagggCTGCTTAAAGGCTCCTATAGGGATAGGCACTACAATGCAGGATCCATACTCTTAGGATTTGGGGTGCTTGAGGCTGTTGGTGGAGGGTTAAACACATGGATTAGGACGGGAAAGCTATTTCCAGGTCCACATCTGTTTGCAGGAACAG CTATCACAGTATTATGGGCACTATCAGCAGCACTAGTTCCATCAATGCAGAAAGGGAGTGAATTGGCCAGAAGTCTTCACATTACATTCAATACATTAAATgttcttctctttatatctcaaCTTCCTACTGGTTTTGAGATCTTAATGAAAGTGTTTGAGTTCACACAATGGCCTTGA
- the LOC107623930 gene encoding cell wall protein RBR3-like — MANPPPVRPWSRLASLGPTPSKPSPQTQPSQQQTPTSRFRFILGAAGKTSSAPSSPEQKVPSPPNSTSMPNSLIPKPSQLPKNSTTENNAYANSTESPQGTTPSVHSYLKVNTEVQPTKTALQSEPKTSMLVQRESGEKQRETAEAKEKGIFHNKKLSDSENNGSLRVITISGENRGAYMEIIQSSSKKKPNFLHRKKGNSESSENYSADGKNMNKNNQSEKTTKYYSNPSRMSSAFYINSNVQCVNNSLLYESSCTCKDPGVQLTLSARKPHSEAFHQTEHVHGKNKNN; from the coding sequence ATGGCTAACCCTCCACCGGTTCGTCCATGGTCCCGGTTGGCCTCATTGGGCCCAACGCCATCGAAACCATCACCTCAGACTCAACCATCTCAACAACAAACTCCGACATCAAGGTTTAGGTTTATTCTAGGTGCTGCTGGCAAAACATCATCGGCACCTTCATCTCCAGAACAGAAAGTTCCTTCTCCTCCTAATTCTACTTCAATGCCGAATTCGCTGATTCCTAAACCATCACAATTACCAAAAAATTCCACAACAGAGAACAATGCTTATGCCAACTCCACAGAATCTCCACAGGGAACAACACCATCTGTTCATTCCTATTTGAAGGTTAACACTGAGGTTCAGCCTACTAAGACAGCATTGCAATCAGAGCCAAAAACATCGATGTTAGTTCAGAGAGAATCAGGTGAAAAGCAGAGAGAAACTGCTGAAGCCAAAGAGAAAGGTATCTTTCACAACAAGAAGCTCTCAGATTCTGAGAACAATGGAAGCTTAAGGGTCATAACAATTTCTGGTGAGAATAGAGGAGCTTACATGGAGATAATCCAATCTTCTTCAAAGAAGAAACCAAACTTTCTTCATCGCAAGAAGGGGAACTCCGAATCATCAGAGAATTATTCTGCAGATGGAAAGAACATGAACAAGAATAATCAGAgtgaaaaaacaacaaaatactACTCGAATCCATCAAGAATGAGTAGTGCATTCTACATAAACAGCAATGTGCAGTGTGTGAACAACTCACTTCTCTATGAAAGCTCTTGCACTTGCAAAGATCCTGGAGTGCAACTTACTCTCTCAGCAAGGAAGCCACACAgtgaagcatttcatcaaacagaaCACGTGCATGgcaagaacaagaacaattaa
- the LOC110268658 gene encoding uncharacterized protein LOC110268658, with amino-acid sequence MGEPRWKTKTQTSGLPTFFFFFLLWRRVVSNTNKENQIAGDEAAYLKQLRKAVSPAPSSWFNVTNMRDWGHVTCTDSGFGLTVEEINLISMPLTGTLLPGLNNSLVNLKRLILTNNSLTGRRELFQWELEFVHKLHERLRPVKLSSASEDSVVWKFDNKGVQVLQSETRSDEITSYSFTSVIWRASYSQELSSLDGLY; translated from the coding sequence ATGGGTGAACCAAGATGGAAAACCAAAACTCAAACCAGTGGTTTACcaacattcttcttcttcttcttgttatgGCGACGTGTGGTGTCGAATACTAACAAGGAAAACCAGATAGCGGGTGATGAAGCCGCTTATCTGAAGCAGCTTAGGAAGGCCGTATCCCCTGCCCCCTCTAGCTGGTTCAACGTCACGAACATGCGCGATTGGGGACACGTCACGTGCACCGACAGTGGCTTCGGCCTCACCGTAGAAGAAATCAACCTCATTTCAATGCCCCTTACCGGAACACTCCTTCCAGGTCTCAACAACTCCTTAGTAAACCTCAAACGCCTCATTCTCACTAACAATTCTCTCACTGGGAGAAGGgagttgttccaatgggagttggaattTGTCCATAAACTTCATGAGCGGTTAAGGCCAGTGAAATTGTCATCTGCGAGCGAAGATTCCGTTGTGTGGAAGTTCGATAATAAAGGGGTGCAGGTCTTACAATCGGAAACGAGGTCGGACGAGATCACGAGCTATAGCTTCACAAGTGTAATCTGGAGAGCTTCGTATTCCCAAGAATTGAGCTCTTTGGATGGTTTATATTAG